The Choloepus didactylus isolate mChoDid1 chromosome 7, mChoDid1.pri, whole genome shotgun sequence genome segment TGGGCCTTCACTTGGTGCCCTTTCCACCTGGGAGTTACTGTTAAGGGAGTATGTTTACCTGGAGGATCTCTGGTGTCTGTCTGACCTAAGTTTTCATGGAGGGGGTCCAGAGTTGGGACATCACCTGGGTGAAATaacctcccttcctcctccccaggGAGCCCAGTGGAGGCACCCTCCCGAAACACCACTGCCCATGCTGACTCCCCAGCCCTCTGGCTTGGGCCGCAGCTGCCGATGTCATGAGTAACACCACTGTGCCCAATGCCCCCCAAGCCAACAGCGACTCCATGGTGGGCTACGTGTTGGGGCCATTCTTCCTGATCACCCTGGTCGGGGTGGTTGTGGCTGTGGTAAGGagtcccccctccacccccaccaccacccacataCCTTTGCCAAGGCTGGGACTGGGGAGGCCTGGTCCAGTCCGCACACAGCTCATCCCAGCCGTCCTCGTGTTATGGGGGTGAAGGGTGTGGAGGGGGTCCCCTCTGGCTTTGGGGCCTTCCTGGGCTCAGCAGTCCCCACAGTGCTGTGTCTGTTACAGGTCATGTATGTCCAGAAGAAAAAGCGGTGAGTATTTTCTGTGTGGAGACCCTGCCTCCAATGCTACCTCCTCACCCCCCTTGCCTCCACATACCCCAGTTCTGCTTAAAGTTTTCCCCATAGGATCTGAGTTCTCTGCATACAGGTAGGAGTTCTCTCAGCGACCCTGATACCATTCTGAAATTCCCTACGGTCTACTCTTGGGTTTTCCCTGCTCCAGCCCCAACTTACCCACTGGGGAGAGGCCACTTGGCAGCGATGGTCACATATTCTTGAGTCCCAGTGTGCCCTGGAAGGACATATGAACTGGCAAGTGCTCTACCTGGGGGAGTTGGGGGGCCTCCTGGGCTGAACCACCTCTCCGGCTCCCCAGGGTGGACCGGCTTCGCCACCACTTGCTCCCCATGTATAGCTATGACCCCGCTGAGGAGCTGCACGAGGCTGAGCAGGAGCTCCTTTCTGACGCAGGAGACCCCAAGGTGAGCACTTTTAGGAGAGGTGGGGGTACTGCTGTTCTCACCATAGTCACCCCTGAAACCAGAGCCTGATGCCGCCCTGAGCCCACCTCTTTGGGGCTGTGATTAGTGGGGTGCCTCACCTGGGATTATGCCACTGATGCCCAGCCCTGGGCACAGTGTCCTCCTGCACAGGTCATACATGGCTGGCAGAGTGGCTACCAGCACAAGCGGATGCCTTTGTTGGACCTCAAGACATGAACTGAGCCCTGATCTTCAGAGCCAGGCCCTACCACCTGCTTTCTCCGCACCCTGCTGGATACTGGGACTCCATTCCTCCTCCCAGCCACTCCAGCTGCCCCCACTTCCCCAGCCCCTGCACAGCAGGTGGCATCGTTCCCACCACTGCCCCTAGGCGCTCAAGGGTGGACACCTTTTCCTTcacagggtgggggtggctgaGAGATAAACTTCGCCCTTTACTTGGGCACCACCTCTAGCTTTGGCATTAAGCTCCCCCCTTCCCTGAGGGCTTTGGAGTCATTCCCATGGTGACAGGGCCTGATGTATAGTAGTcagtatatttattttgtaaataaaatgttttgtggCTAGGGATGTGGTGGATTTCTCAAAGAGCAGTTTTTCTTTCCTGGAAATGACCTCAACTCACATTTCTTCTTGTGCAGCTTTGCAGGATGGGGAAGCGTCACCCCACTTACCCTAGGCTCTGGGGGTGCCCATCACAGAAAAAGGCTCCAGTCCAgaaaaggatatttttttttattcaagtaaCTGCAAATAGGAAACCAGAGGAGGGCCCCAGGCTGGGACAAATACCTACCCCCTCCCCTGACAGAACAGGGGGAGCGGGTGGCCCCTCCACCCTCGATGGTCACGCGGGCCTCCCCTCCTCACTCTGCTGCAGCATCCTCGGGGCAGGGCCCCACCTGCCTGGGGACTGGGGGAGCCAGTGACCCAGCCTGCTGGCCCCCAGCCCCCCTTCCCCATGAAGAGTATCTTGGGGGAGGGGAACATGGGCAGAACAGGGGGAGGCAATGAGGGTGAACATTTGGCGctggtagcagcagcagcagcgatGGTGGACATTTTAAGAATGAAACATTgaacaaaaaacaacacaacCGTCCAGAGGTAGTTTGTGAACAGAGGAAAGATGGAACCAGAaccttggggggtggggaggagcaggaggggtgggagtgggcaaGGCTAGCTCCTTGTTATTAGTGCCCCATCTGAGGGAAGGGGTAGCAGGCCCAGAGTGGAAGCAGATTTGGGCAAGTGGCCCCAGGCCCCCCCCCTCCCACCAGGTGGCCACCACAGGAACCTGGGCCTCCTTAGTCCCACCTGTACAAAAGGTGACCTGCCATTTCCATCAGATTCCAGGGTGAGGGCAAGATGGGCTAAAGCCCCAGTGAAAAGGGAGGGGATGAGGGCTTGAACCCCTCCTCCCTGTATCTCAAGGGAGGGTCACTGTTCAACTTACTGCAGGGCCTAGTAAGGTGGGGAAAGGGAGGTGTGAGCCCCACCTGGTGACAAGCACATAGACGGGTTGGTTGGGGGCATCCTTAGAGCCTGAGCACCCCCCTACATTGGCCATACCTGCTGCTGCCAATATGGGGCACATCAGAGTGAGATGGGGCTTGGGCCCCTTTTAAGGCCAGGGGAGCCCCCCCCAACCCCCTCATGGGAGccagagggaagaggggaggaacaAAAAGAGGCCCCAAACCAGGAGCCCAGACAGTAATGTCCCCACCCCCAAGGGAGTGGGGACCCGGCAGGCGTAGGGTATGGCCAAGTGGAACATTAGCCTTGTCCAGGAGAgcatgtgtgtacgtgtgtgtgtacgtgttgtgtgtgtgtgtgtgtgtgggcagaAGGGTGGCTGGGAACCAAAACCTAAGGAAAACTTTCCCACTGGGCCAACGGGCGGCCCTTCAGTGGCTGGTGTGCGGTGTAGTGTGGTGGTgagggtgtgggtgggggtgcCAGGAGGGGCTGTTGATGTGCGgacctgggggagggggcagaggcgGTGGGGGTGGAGCGAGGCTGTCCAGTCCCAGGACGCTGCTCCTCGAGGCGAGTGGGCGGTTGGTCACTGCTCCTCCTCCGAGGACTCCTGCGAGAtgccttcttcttcctctttctcctgtggggtgggtggggctgtCAGCGTGGGCTGGGGCCTGGtctcctcctcctcacccccagAGCCCAGGGTGGAAGTGGCCAGTGTCGCAGGGGAGGGGACGCAGACCAGActcgcccccaccccaccctgcactCCCTGGCTCTCCAGAAGGGGGATGAGTCAGGGCTGAGTGTGTGGGTGACTCAGCAACCTCCACGGCCGGGTTTCATTCATAAAAAAGGAGGAATTTaaagggaggaaaataaaaaccacacaCATGCTGCTCTTCACACAGCCAGGAGCCAGGCCCCAGGCAGGCCCCAGGCCCATGGGTGGGGGGTGGCGGGAGGGGGCCCAGGCCCAGACTGGAAGCCACTGGCTCTCgatgggaggggaagggaggagggaaggggtggTGGGATGGTGGGGGAGTTCCTGGTGGGGGCAGGGTGGTCTCGGCCTGCAAGAGCAGGTGCTGGGCCGAGGAGGAGAGTCCCAGAGCACCAAGCTGCCTCGGTGGCCACGGGTTGACCCCAGGCCAGGGCAGATAGGAAGGGGAAGTTGTGTGCCGCCGGGGCTCACTCACTGGGCGGGAATGTCGGGACACCGCACGGGCCCGCAGCCCCCATGCCAGGCACAAACTCCAAAACAACTTGTTTCCTGTTACTCATTCCTGGGGCCTGGCCAGCACCCCTCTAACTGCCCCCACCCTGGTGGTGGCTCAGCTCGAGGAATGGACGCCTTGAGGACAGAAGAGGGCCGGGAGGAAGGCTGGCACCCCTGGAGGCAGTCCCTACCCAGCCCACCTCTCTCTACCACCAGCTATTTGGGGGCCCAGAGATGGATGGTGCCTGAGAGGTGGTAGGACCATAATGTCTCAACTCCCACTCAGCACCAAGCCCCCAAGGCTGAGCTTCTCTGTGGTTTCCTCCTCTCCCCGCTTTGCCTCACCCAAGAGGGTCATGGTGAGAACAAACTGagctccccacccagcccccatgtggcctcactttcctcatctcctTTGCGGGAGGGGGCAGACTAGATGACCCCCAAGCTCTCCTGGAGGAGCAAAGGGGAGACACAGGGCGCACTCCCAGGGCAGGGTGGCAGAGGGGTCTTGTTTGTACCTGGGACCCCTCACTTCTTGCCAGCACAGCCCTCTAAAAACCCTGGGCTGAGCAGTCTGTCCATTTTGAGGGCACGGAACCAGGCCCCACCATTTTTAACCCTCTCTCCTCCAGAGAGCCAAGGAGGTGCGCAGCAGCCGCTTCCTTCACCTACCAGTTTTTTGGGTCTGCCCCTTGGTTTCCTCCCTGGAGTTGTGGTGGTTTTCTAGAGTCAGAGAGAAGATCCAGTAAGTCAGAAATGCCCCAAACAGTGCTCACTTAATGACCCGTTCCCccagatggggagggagggagcagggaggagcaggagcacAGAGCTACCCACCTCTGTGCAGGGCAGCCTGGGACGCTCGCCCCGGCCGGCCCACCCGAGTCCAGCTGGCGATGACTGGCCAGCCACATGCGCCCCCCcaccccgacacacacacacgccccccactccctcctccaCCCATGACTCAGAGGATATGAGTCGTgtctttaaaaaagataaaataaaaaaaacaaaacaacttttctgaaaggCTGATGGCACCATGAATCTGGCCTTCCCTGCTTATCCCCACCCCCTCAGGCTCCAGGGGACCCCCGAGGCTGGCAGAGCCACCCCCTA includes the following:
- the SMIM29 gene encoding small integral membrane protein 29 isoform X1 translates to MSNTTVPNAPQANSDSMVGYVLGPFFLITLVGVVVAVVMYVQKKKRVDRLRHHLLPMYSYDPAEELHEAEQELLSDAGDPKPWAQCPPAQVIHGWQSGYQHKRMPLLDLKT
- the SMIM29 gene encoding small integral membrane protein 29 isoform X2: MSNTTVPNAPQANSDSMVGYVLGPFFLITLVGVVVAVVMYVQKKKRVDRLRHHLLPMYSYDPAEELHEAEQELLSDAGDPKCPPAQVIHGWQSGYQHKRMPLLDLKT